In Parageobacillus sp. KH3-4, the genomic window TTATCCACATTATCCTTATTACCCGTATTATCATCATTACCACCATCACTTTCCGCACCATCCATACGGCCATCAATACGGCGGATATGGCGGATATTCTTAAAGAGTCCTGGTTTCAGGACTCCTTTTTATTCAAATTAAGCCCATTGGCGATTTTGGCGGGATAATGAGCAACGAATGGGTTGCAACAGGCGTTTGCCATGTTTTGTACGGAAAGGGGAATAAAATGGAACAGTGGCGGAGCGAATTGGGGAAGCGGCAAGGCGGCTTGTTCAAGGAACTGCGATGTCTCGCATAAACCGGTGAAAAAGTTTTTCTTATCTTAAAAATCGATAAGGAAATTTACCGGAACATCGTTGTATATCTTAGAAACTCCTTTCTAATTTGCTGTAAATGTAATTCAAAACTTGATATGGTAAAATAAACTGTGGTATGTTCTTTCATGAACAAACAATAAAGTATAGAAAGGAACGTTTAGCGATGGCAAAACAACAAATTGGCGTCATTGGGTTAGCAGTAATGGGAAAAAACCTTGCGTTAAACATTGAAAGCAAAGGTTATTCAGTTGCCGTGTATAACCGTTCCCGTGAGAAGACGGACGAGTTTTTAAAGGAAGCGAAAGGCAAAAATATCGTCGGTACATATAGCATCGAAGAGTTTGTGAATGCGCTCGAAAAACCGCGGAAAATTTTGTTGATGGTGAAAGCGGGCGCGCCGACGGACGCAACGATTGAACAATTAAAGCCGTATTTAGAAAAAGGTGATATTTTAATCGATGGCGGCAATACGTACTTCAAAGATACGCAGCGCCGCAACAAAGAATTAGCAGAACTTGGCATCCACTTTATCGGCACGGGTGTCTCCGGCGGCGAAGAAGGCGCGCTGAAGGGACCGTCGATCATGCCGGGTGGCCAAAAAGAAGCACATGAGCTTGTGCGCCCGATTTTTGAAGCGATCGCCGCGAAAGTAAACGGAGAGCCGTGCACGACGTACATCGGCCCGGACGGTGCAGGGCATTATGTGAAAATGGTGCATAATGGCATTGAATACGGCGATATGCAGCTCATTGCCGAAGCATATTTCTTATTGAAACATGTGCTTGGCTTGAACGCTCAAGAATTGCACGAAGTGTTTGCTGAATGGAATAAAGGAGAATTAAACAGCTATTTAATCGAAATTACAGCAGATATTTTCACGAAAATTGATGAAGAAACAGGCAAACCGCTTGTCGACGTTATTTTGGACAAAGCGGGGCAAAAAGGAACGGGAAAATGGACAAGCCAAAATGCGCTTGACTTAGGAGTGCCGCTTCCAATCATTACGGAATCGGTGTTTGCCCGCTTTATTTCAGCGATGAAAGACGAACGCGTCAAAGCGAGCAAGCTTCTTTCCGGCCCTGCGGCGAAGCCGTTTGAAGGCGATCGCGCCCACTTTATTGAAGCGGTGCGCCGCGCGCTTTACATGAGCAAAATTTGCTCGTATGCGCAAGGCTTTGCGCAAATGAAAGCAGCGTCCGATGAATATAACTGGAATTTGCAATACGGCAATATCGCGATGATTTTCCGCGGCGGCTGCATCATTCGCGCGCAGTTTTTGCAAAAAATTAAAGAGGCGTACGACCGCGATCCGCAGCTGCCAAACTTATTATTGGACCCTTATTTCAAAGAAATTGTCGAAAATTATCAAGAAGCGTTGCGGGAAATTATTGCGGTCGCCGTCATGCGCGGCATTCCGGTTCCGGCATTCTCAAGCGCGTTGGCGTATTATGACAGCTATCGGATGGAAACATTGCCAGCTAACTTGATCCAAGCGCAGCGCGATTACTTTGGCGCGCACACATATGAACGTGTAGATAAAGAAGGGGTTTTCCATACAGAGTGGTTGAAGAAGTAAAAAAATTCCCCTTATTGCCATGCAATAAGGGGAATTTTTTTATTGCATCTTTTCGAATAAAAGAACGCGCGCCGGCGCGGCGTCTGTGCCGATAAGTTTTAATGGCGCGGCGACCATAAAGTACGAGCCTTCTGGAACGTCTTTTAACCGCAGCCCTTCGATGACAATCACGCCTGCGGAAAACAATGTTTTATGTGTTGGATGTCCCGGCTGGCTCCGTTCGATGCCCAAGGCGTCGATGCCGACGCCGCGAACTTTTTTATCGGCAAGATAGCGTGCCGCATCTTCGGCAACGTAAATAAACTCAAAGTTAAACGCGTCTTCCAGCGAGTTTTTCGTTTTAAACAATACAAAATCATTTTCGCGGATATCTAATGAAGCGATATCATCTTTCGCAATTTTGTCATTGACGTGCGTTAAATCAAACAATTTGCACGGCCCGACGAGGCGGTCGAGAGAAATCGTTTCAAACGTTTCGCCGCCTTTGACCATATGAAGCGGCGCATCGATATGGGTTCCGGTATGCACGTCCATGTCGATGCGGGATTCTGTGACGTAATTGTTTGTCATGCTTGTTAGTTTCGGCTGTTTTTCCGGTTTATTTTTATACACGGGCATTCCTTCAAAAATGGGTGCAGTAACATCATAAAATTTCGTCATACAGTTATCTCCCTTCTTTATTGATGATAATGAATCGGCCACCAACGGAACCCATCTTTTTCAAGCAACGCATCAGAAGCTTTCGGTCCCATCGATCCGGCTTCATAGTTTGGAAAATCAGCCGCTTTTGTGTTTTCCCATACTTCGGAAATAGGATCGACGAATTGCCATGAAGCGGCCACTTCATCCCAATGCGTAAAGTTGGTTGCGTCGCCGCGCATGCAGTCATATAGCAATTTTTCATACGCTTCCGGCGTGTTGATGCCATCGATGCAATTGTTGCAGTAGTCCAATTCAATCGGCGTTGTTTTCATATTTTCGCCGCTTTTTTTGCCGTTTAAATGAAGGGTGATGCCCTCATCCGGCTGAATGTGGATAATCAATAAATTCGGCTGGATTTTTTCGTTTGTTCGATAATATAAGTTCATTGGCACATCTTTAAATTGGACGACGATTTTCGTTGATTTTTCCGTCATGCGTTTGCCTGTGCGAATGTAAAATGGCACGCCGGCCCAGCGAAAATTATCGATCATCAACTTTCCGGCGACAAACGTTTCCGTATTCGAGTTCGGGTCGACGTTATTTTCTTCGCGATAGCCAATGACTTCTTTTCCGTTGATGACCCCTCTGCCGTATTGCCCGCGGACAAAGTATTGATCCACTTCATCGTGAGAGATTGGGCGCAGGGCGCGCAGCACTTTTACTTTTTCGCTGCGGATGTCATCGGTTGTTAATTTAATCGGCGGTTCCATCGCCAAGAGCGCGACCATCTGCAGCATATGATTTTGCACCATATCGCGAAGCGCTCCGGAATGGTCGTAGTAACGTCCGCGGTCTTCGACTCCGAGCGTTTCGCTTGATGTAATTTGAA contains:
- a CDS encoding cyclase family protein, whose translation is MTKFYDVTAPIFEGMPVYKNKPEKQPKLTSMTNNYVTESRIDMDVHTGTHIDAPLHMVKGGETFETISLDRLVGPCKLFDLTHVNDKIAKDDIASLDIRENDFVLFKTKNSLEDAFNFEFIYVAEDAARYLADKKVRGVGIDALGIERSQPGHPTHKTLFSAGVIVIEGLRLKDVPEGSYFMVAAPLKLIGTDAAPARVLLFEKMQ
- the gndA gene encoding NADP-dependent phosphogluconate dehydrogenase; translated protein: MAKQQIGVIGLAVMGKNLALNIESKGYSVAVYNRSREKTDEFLKEAKGKNIVGTYSIEEFVNALEKPRKILLMVKAGAPTDATIEQLKPYLEKGDILIDGGNTYFKDTQRRNKELAELGIHFIGTGVSGGEEGALKGPSIMPGGQKEAHELVRPIFEAIAAKVNGEPCTTYIGPDGAGHYVKMVHNGIEYGDMQLIAEAYFLLKHVLGLNAQELHEVFAEWNKGELNSYLIEITADIFTKIDEETGKPLVDVILDKAGQKGTGKWTSQNALDLGVPLPIITESVFARFISAMKDERVKASKLLSGPAAKPFEGDRAHFIEAVRRALYMSKICSYAQGFAQMKAASDEYNWNLQYGNIAMIFRGGCIIRAQFLQKIKEAYDRDPQLPNLLLDPYFKEIVENYQEALREIIAVAVMRGIPVPAFSSALAYYDSYRMETLPANLIQAQRDYFGAHTYERVDKEGVFHTEWLKK
- the zwf gene encoding glucose-6-phosphate dehydrogenase; protein product: MNNMNPKSLIVIFGATGDLAKRKLFPSIYQLYEKGKLSEEFAVVGVARRPLSNDEFRNYVRQSVENALRQELSDLSFVSHFYYHPFDVTDTASYQQLKTLLAQLDETYHTDGNRIFYLAMAPEFFGTITSRLKSEGLTATNGWKRLVIEKPFGHDFRSAQQLNEEIRQSFSEHEIYRIDHYLGKEMVQNIEVIRFSNAIFEPLWNNRFISNIQITSSETLGVEDRGRYYDHSGALRDMVQNHMLQMVALLAMEPPIKLTTDDIRSEKVKVLRALRPISHDEVDQYFVRGQYGRGVINGKEVIGYREENNVDPNSNTETFVAGKLMIDNFRWAGVPFYIRTGKRMTEKSTKIVVQFKDVPMNLYYRTNEKIQPNLLIIHIQPDEGITLHLNGKKSGENMKTTPIELDYCNNCIDGINTPEAYEKLLYDCMRGDATNFTHWDEVAASWQFVDPISEVWENTKAADFPNYEAGSMGPKASDALLEKDGFRWWPIHYHQ